The genomic region tatttttattttattacctatttggtcaaaagtcacctaatatcccataaattttggctttttttaaaaattttgtctccccttggccggccacacacttaaaaagggtccaattgccctttaaaggcctccaattttagttctctagtctattaacacctttaggcactaaaatacaacttttaccttttacgcgatttagtctttttccgaaattggactagaaattgctaaaattaacttaccaaaatttacatgcacttataaaattatattataacacataaaataatactaaaataattttctctggcctcgaaatagtggtcccgaaactactgttccgactaggcctaaaatcgggctgttacagtaacATTTTAACCGAAACCAAAAGTAAGAATTTTGGGACCTTACAGCTctacccctaaaagaaaatttcggccttgaaatttacctgattagaacagatgaggatactgctaatGCATTGTATcatcaggctcccacgtggcctcctcagtaCTATGGTTCTgccacagcaccttcactaaCGGAATAGACTTTCTCTGAAGAACCTTTAGATCGCGATCCAGAACCTGAATTGGCTCCTCCTTGAATGTCAAATCTGGTCTAACCTTAATCTCCTCAATAGAGACAATATGAGTAAGATCAGAGCGGTAGcacctcaacatcgagacgtggaaTACGTTATGAATACGGTCTAGATCTAGgggtaactccaactgataagtGATCGGTCCCACTCGCTTTAGAATtagataaggcccaataaacctagggctcaacttgcgcttgcgaccgaacctcagaaccttcttccatgaCGAGACCCTAAGAAATACGAAATTCCCCACAAAATACTCAATCTCACGCCTCTTCAGGTTAGCATAAGATTTATGTTTGTTAAAAGCCAGCTTCAGACTATCCCTAATCAATCGAACCTTATCATCTATCTCGGAAACTAACTTCGGACCCAACATTCGACGTTCGCCCAGCTAAGTCTAACACGAAGGAGcacgacacttatgaccatacaaagctttgtaaggtgccatctgaatactcgactggaagctattattgtaggcgaacttGGCTAAtggcagataatcctcccaactgtctcgaaaatcaataacacagctcctcaacatatcctccagtatctgaatcaccctctcagattgaccatcagtctgaagATAGAGCACAGTATtgaagtccaatctcgaacccaGAGCCTCATATAAATTTTTCCAGAATCGAGACGTGAAACGAGGATCTCTGTCAAAAACAATCAATACTAGAACCCCATGCATTCTAACTATCTCGGAGATATAACGCTTTGCCAACTTCAAAAGTGAATAATCTGTCCAATCCAAAAtaaagtgagcagacttggtcaatcaatTTATGATGACCCaaatagaatccttcttagtgggtgtcgaaagcaacccactaacaaagtccattttcactcgctcccatttccaaaGAGGAATCTTAATCCGCTATAGTAAACCCGAAGGCagctggtgctcagccttaacctgttgaCACGTTAAATATCGATCCATAAAATTAGTAACCTCTCACTTCAATCCTGGACACCAATATAACTCTCGAAAATCTCGATACATCTTATTTCC from Gossypium arboreum isolate Shixiya-1 chromosome 1, ASM2569848v2, whole genome shotgun sequence harbors:
- the LOC108471576 gene encoding uncharacterized protein LOC108471576 — translated: MLGPKLVSEIDDKVRLIRDSLKLAFNKHKSYANLKRREIEYFVGNFVFLRVSSWKKLELPLDLDRIHNVFHVSMLRCYRSDLTHIVSIEEIKVRPDLTFKEEPIQVLDRDLKVLQRKSIPLVKVLWQNHSTEEATWEPDDTMH